In Leptospira stimsonii, the genomic stretch GCCTAGGATCGCTCCTTGGAACTCGGAAGGACCGTCCACTTCTACTTTCATGATCGGTTCCAGAATCTGAGGATTCGCTTTGTTGAATCCTTGGCGGAACGCATAACGGCCCGCGATCTGGAACGCCATATCGGAAGAATCCACATCATGGTAAGCTCCGTCGTTGATTACACAACGAACTCCTATGATCGGGAAGCCGATCAGAGATCCTCTCTCTAAACAACTCTTGAATCCTTTATCTACGGACTGGATGTATTCTCTCGGAATTGCACCACCTACGACCTTGTTTACGAAATCGTAATTCAGGGATTCTTCGAGAGGGATCGGTTCCATGTAGCCGGCAACACGACCGAACTGACCCTGGCCACCGGTTTGTTTTTTGTGCGTATAATCAAAGTCCGCTTTCGTAGTGATTGTTTCACGATACGCAACCTGAGGCGCTCCCGTGATCAATTCCACTCCGTATTCGCGTTTCATACGCTCGATGTAAACCTCGAGGTGAAGTTCTCCCATCCCCTTGATGATGGTCTGACCGGATTCCGGATCCACGTGGGTTTGGAATGTCGGGTCTTCCTTGGTAAAACGGTTTAACGCTTTCGCCAAGTTGTTTAAGTGTTTCGATTCTTTTGCTTCGATCGTAAGTGAAATTACCGGAGCAGGGACGAACATGGATTCCATGGAAACTTTCAATTTTCCATCTGTGAACGTATCTCCGGAAGCACAGTCGATACCGAAAAGAGCGATGATGTCGCCCGCTTCCGCGTAGTCGATATCTTCCATCTCATCGGAGTGCATTCGACAGAGTCGACCGACGTTATGCTTCTTGTTATTCGACATGTTGTAGATCGTCATACCTTTGGAGAGTTTTCCTTGGTAAACGCGCACGTAGGTGAGCTGACCATAACGTCCGTCTTCGAGTTTGAATGCGAGGCAAACCAATGGTTTTTCGAAATTGGACTCCAGTTCGATCATTTCTTCGTTGTTTGCCTGATCCAACGCCTTGTTCTTAACGTCCACAGGGCTTGCAAGGTAATCCAAAACTCCGTCTAAAAGTTTTTGAACCCCTTTGTTTTTGAAAGCGGAACCCATAAAAACGGGAGTCATTTTGAGCTCGATGGTTCCAGTACGAATCGCTCTTTTGATCATTTCTTCGGTAGGAGTTCCTTCGAGAAGAGCTTCGGTCAATTCGTCCGAGAACATAGAAGCCGCGTCCAAAAGTTCTTCGTGTTTCTTTTGTGCGAGTTCTTTCAGATCATCCGGAATTTCTTTTTCCTGGATGTCCATACCGTCTTTTCCTTCGAAATAGTAGGCCTTCATTTTTACGAGGTCAACGATCCCTTTGAGGTCGTTTTCAAGACCGATCGGGATTTGTACGGGGACGGCGTTGTGTTTTAACTTTTCTTTGAGCTGGTCGATAACGCGGAAAGGGTTGGCTCCCGTTCTATCCAACTTGTTGATAAAGGCAACACGAGGAACGTTATACCGTCTCATCTGGCGGTCTACGGTAATGGACTGAGACTGAACTCCGGCCACTCCGCAAAGAACGAGAATCGCAGAATCCAAAACACGAAGGGAGCGTTCCACTTCTACCGTAAAGTCAACGTGACCCGGAGTATCGATGATGTTGATCGTATGATCTTTCCATTGGCAATAGGTGGCCGCCGACTGAATGGTGATCCCTCTTTCTCTTTCGAGGTCCATACTGTCCATCTTTGCACCGACTCCATCTTTTCCACGAACTTCGTGAATAGCGTGAATCTTGTTCGTATAGAACAAAATTCTTTCGGTAAGGGTCGTTTTCCCGGAATCGATATGGGCAGAAATCCCAATGTTTCTGGTCTTAATGAGTTTTTCGCTCGGTTTGAATTCGGCAACAGCAGTGCTCATGGCCATTCCTCTTATAAAAGATTGCAAATCCATTCGGTGAAATCACCGACGGGGAGCTTTGGAGAAAGTCCCTCAATTTACCAGATTCCAAAAAAGAGCGGATTTGTAAATCTAAATCATTGAATCAGTTGCTTTGGAGTCGTTTTTCATTTGCCGGTTAACGATTTGGAAAAAATATGATCTTTTGCATCCCAGAGGTCAATTTCACCCTTTTTGAAATCGAGATCGGATTTTGGAAAGCTTGCGGTTGAGAACCAAGAAGTATTCTTTTTTGGTCGAAGGCACCCGGATTCTTATTTGATCCATTCGTTTGGAGAATCGGAATCTCCTTTTCGCTGGGAATAGGTTCTTATGCACCCACTGAAACTTTTTAAAAGAAATGTAAATCG encodes the following:
- the fusA gene encoding elongation factor G, with translation MSTAVAEFKPSEKLIKTRNIGISAHIDSGKTTLTERILFYTNKIHAIHEVRGKDGVGAKMDSMDLERERGITIQSAATYCQWKDHTINIIDTPGHVDFTVEVERSLRVLDSAILVLCGVAGVQSQSITVDRQMRRYNVPRVAFINKLDRTGANPFRVIDQLKEKLKHNAVPVQIPIGLENDLKGIVDLVKMKAYYFEGKDGMDIQEKEIPDDLKELAQKKHEELLDAASMFSDELTEALLEGTPTEEMIKRAIRTGTIELKMTPVFMGSAFKNKGVQKLLDGVLDYLASPVDVKNKALDQANNEEMIELESNFEKPLVCLAFKLEDGRYGQLTYVRVYQGKLSKGMTIYNMSNNKKHNVGRLCRMHSDEMEDIDYAEAGDIIALFGIDCASGDTFTDGKLKVSMESMFVPAPVISLTIEAKESKHLNNLAKALNRFTKEDPTFQTHVDPESGQTIIKGMGELHLEVYIERMKREYGVELITGAPQVAYRETITTKADFDYTHKKQTGGQGQFGRVAGYMEPIPLEESLNYDFVNKVVGGAIPREYIQSVDKGFKSCLERGSLIGFPIIGVRCVINDGAYHDVDSSDMAFQIAGRYAFRQGFNKANPQILEPIMKVEVDGPSEFQGAILGSLNQRRGMILNTTEEDNYCKTEAEVPLADMFGYSTVLRSSTQGKAEFSMEFSRYAPVPRNVAEELMKKYKVHQKDED